A single genomic interval of Tsukamurella paurometabola harbors:
- a CDS encoding PTS transporter subunit EIIB translates to MSKAQDIVNGLGGADNIDEVEGCITRLRCEVKDTGLVDQAALKKLSHGVMVAGSAVQVVVGPTADALAEEVQDLL, encoded by the coding sequence ATGTCGAAGGCGCAGGACATCGTGAACGGTCTCGGCGGGGCCGACAACATCGACGAGGTGGAGGGGTGCATCACCCGCCTCCGCTGTGAGGTCAAGGACACCGGCCTGGTCGATCAGGCCGCGCTCAAGAAGCTGTCGCACGGGGTGATGGTCGCGGGGTCCGCCGTGCAGGTCGTCGTCGGCCCGACGGCGGACGCGCTCGCCGAGGAAGTGCAGGACCTCCTGTGA